One Cryptosporangium aurantiacum DNA window includes the following coding sequences:
- a CDS encoding winged helix-turn-helix transcriptional regulator, translating to MGATYHQFCPVAKAMELLDERWTMLVVRELVAGSRHFNDLRRGLPRISPTLLSKRLQSLVAAGIVERRPGEREVQYVLTQAGQELAPIVAALGAWGVRWVGELGDRDLDPKLLLWDLHRNVDHDAVPTGRTVVQFRFPEVAPRKQDWWLVITPPDVDVCDVDPGHEVAVRVTADLRRMVLVWRGDVSWWDAMRAGDVALDGPEPLRRALPSWFRPTVFASVPRV from the coding sequence ATGGGAGCCACCTACCACCAGTTCTGCCCGGTCGCGAAGGCCATGGAACTGCTCGACGAGCGGTGGACGATGCTCGTGGTGCGGGAGTTGGTCGCCGGCAGCCGGCACTTCAACGACCTGCGCCGGGGGTTGCCGCGGATCTCCCCCACGCTGCTGTCCAAGCGCCTCCAGAGCCTGGTCGCCGCCGGAATCGTCGAGCGGCGTCCCGGCGAGCGGGAGGTCCAGTACGTGCTGACGCAGGCCGGTCAGGAGCTGGCGCCGATCGTCGCGGCGCTCGGCGCCTGGGGCGTGCGCTGGGTCGGTGAGCTCGGCGACCGGGACCTCGACCCGAAGCTGCTGCTCTGGGACCTGCACCGCAACGTCGACCACGACGCGGTGCCGACCGGCCGCACCGTCGTCCAGTTCCGGTTCCCCGAGGTGGCGCCACGGAAGCAGGACTGGTGGCTGGTGATCACGCCGCCCGACGTCGACGTCTGCGACGTCGACCCGGGACACGAGGTCGCGGTCCGGGTGACCGCGGACCTCCGTCGGATGGTGCTGGTCTGGCGGGGTGACGTGTCCTGGTGGGACGCGATGCGCGCGGGCGACGTCGCGTTGGACGGCCCGGAACCGTTACGGCGCGCTCTTCCGAGCTGGTTCCGCCCCACGGTGTTCGCGTCGGTGCCCCGCGTCTGA